In the Burkholderia contaminans genome, ATCGCGACCTGTTCCGCGGCCGGCGGCGCGACGACGAGCGCGCGCACGGCCGTCTCGAACGCGGCCATGAAGCTGCGGTACACGCTGTCGTGCACGAGGATGCGCGCGGTGGCCGAGCACATCTGGCCCGCGTTCGTGAAGGCGCCCGCGACGGCGAGCGACACCGCGACGTCGAGATCGGCATCGTCGCGCACGATCAGCGACGACTTGCCGCCGAGTTCGAGCGTCACGCGCTTCATGTCGACGGCCGCGGCCTGCATGACCTTGCGGCCGGCCGCGGTGCTGCCGGTAAACGAGATCTTGTCGATCAGCGGGTGCGCGGTCAGCGCCGCGCCGACTTCGGCGCCGCCGTTCACGACGTTGACGATGCCGGCCGGCACACCGGCTTCGGCGACGATGTCGAGCAGTGCGTGCTCGGTGGGCGACGTGAGTTCGGACGGCTTCAGCACGACCGCGCAGCCCGCTGCGAGCGCGGGCGCGAGCTTCCACGCGGTCGTGACCATCGGGAAGTTCCACGGCATGACGAGCGCCGCGACGCCGACGGAGTCGTAGAAGCGTTCGGCCGTGACGGCGTCGCTCGGCAGTGCGACCGGTTCGGCGGCGAACAGCGCCGGGTCCTCGCACAGCTTCGCGTAGTACGCGAACGTGGCGGCCACGTCGCCGACATCGGCGTCGGCCTCGAACGGCGGCTTGCCGCTCACCTGCATCTGCAGCGCCGCCGGGCGATCGCGCGAGGCTTCGACGCGCGCGGCGATCGTCGCGAGAATGCGGCCGCGTTCGGCGGGCGGCGTATCGCGCCAGCCGGCGAACGCATCGCGCGCGGCGCGCACCGCGGCATCGACGTGCGCGGCCGTCGCGAATTCCTGCCAGCCGATCGCGGCACCGGTCGACGCGTCGAAGATCGGCGCGCCGGGCGCATCGGCATGTGTGCGCACGGGCTGGCCGGCGATGTGCGCTGCGGGCAGCACGAACGTGGCGGTGGAGCGGGAAAGCTCGGCGGTGGACATGAAGGTCATCCTGTCGGTCGGGTTAGCGGTAGGCGACGCCCGGCATCACGCAGAGCATCTCGAACGCGAGGTTCGCGCCGGTGAGCGCGGTGGTGCCGGCCGGATCGTATGGCGGCGCGACTTCGACGAGGTCGGCGCCGACGATGTTCAGCCCCTTCATGCCGCGCACGATCTCGAGGCCCTGCTGGATGGTGAGGCCGCCGATTTCGGGCGTGCCGGTGCCGGGCGCGAACGACGGATCGAGGCCGTCGATGTCGAAGCTCAGGTAGACCGGCGTGTCGCCGACGCGTTCGCGCACCTGCGCCATCAGCGGCGCGAGCGACTTGTTCCAGCATTCCTCGGCCTGCACGACGGTGAAGCCCTGCTCGCGGCACCAGTCGAAATCGTCCGCGTGGTAGCCGGTGCCGCGCAGGCCGATCTGCGTGACCTTGTCGCATTGCAGCAGGCCGTCTTCCACCGCGCGGCGGAACGGCGTGCCGTGCGCGATCTTCTCGCCGAACATCGTGTCGTTCACGTCCGCGTGCGCGTCGACGTGCACGACGGCGACCTTGCCGTACTTCTTGTGCAGTGCGCGCAGGATCGGCCACGCAATCGTGTGGTCGCCGCCGAGCGTGATCGGCCGGCAGCCGTTCGCGACGATCTCGTCGTACGCCTCCTCGATGCGGCGCACCGAGTCCTTCAGGTCGTACGGGTTGGTCGCGACGTCGCCGATGTCGGCCACCTGCAGCGAATCGAACGGGGCCGCGCGCGTGGCCATGTTGTACGGGCGCAGCAGCACGGATTCGGTGCGGATCTGGCGCGGGCCGAAGCGCGAGCCCGAGCGGTTCGACGTGCCGAGGTCGAGCGGCACGCCGACGAAGCACACGTCGAGGCCGTCGGTCGTCGCGGCTTGCGGCAGCCGCATCATCGTGGCGATGCCGCCAAAGCGCGGCATTTCGTTGCCGCCCATCGGTTGATTCAGTTCGCGGGGCATGGGCCGTCTCCTTTATTTGAGGTCAAGCGATCGGCCGATGGTAGAGGAGAACACGCACGCGAAGATTTTGAAGTCGCAACGTTTACATCGACGGGCTTCGATGCAAGCGGCGCCGCCGCATCGACGCGGCGTAACCGAACGCGGCCGTGCGGCGCGGCCGGTGTGTCAGCGCGGGATGCCCGGCGGCGCGGTGCCGTCGTGCGCGCCGGCGGAAGGGAACGCCGTGGCGGCCGACCCCCACGCGGCGAGTTCGCGCTTCGTGCGCACGCCGAGCTTCGCGAATGCGCGCTTCACGTACGACTCGGCCGACGCGACCCGCACGCCGAGGATCTCGGCCGTCTCCGGCACGGTCTTGCCGGAGAGCAGGTGCTTGCAGGTTTCGTATTCGCGCTTCGACAGCTTCACGCCGTCGGCCGCGATCCGCGCATCGAATTGCGCGAGCGGGTGGACTTCGGGCGTCGGGTGCGCGACGCGCCGCACGGCCGTGGTCGACGCATGCAGTTCGAGCAGCGGAAACAGCACGTCGCTGATGCTGCGAAAGCGGTTCATCTCGGCGAGCGTGAACGGCGGCCGGTCGCGGCCGCGCTCCAGCGCGATCGAATGCTGCGAATAGCGCGTGCCGCGCGCGAGCACGCATTCGTGCCCGATCCGCACGTCGTCGAACAACCGCTGGCGGAATTCGCCGGGCGGGATCGCCGCGATGTCGCGCACCACGAGCATCGTGCCCGTCTTGCCGCGCAGCCCCGCGAACAGCGGGTCGCTGTCGAGAAAGCGCTCGTAGTAGAGCGTCATCACGTCGGAGATTTCGGTGGATTCGGTATCGATGCCGCTGCTGCCGATCCATTCGCATCGATAGCCGGTGGGCATCGAGCCGTCGACGCGCGAACGTTCGACGTGCGCGACGTCGAGCGGCACGACTTCATTGAGCAGTTGCGTGAGGCGCGGCACGAAGTGCGGCGTGCCGACCGTCTCGATCAGCTCGCCCAGCGCCTTGAACGACACGTTGAAGCGGTCGTTGTCGCGGTGGAAGGGGTTCACGTTGAGCAGCATGCGGTTCCCCGGGTGAAAAGCCGGCGGATTGTAGCGTTCGCAACGAAAAACGTCATTAGGGGGAAACACCGTCGGTTGTCCTGCCGACCCGTTCGCCCCGGAAAACACGGCTTGTCCCCCCCGGAGGGGGGCATACCGGGGCAGTGTAAATGAGTAACTTTGTCTCTGCTTTTTTCAATCGAGAGACGAAAGATTCACATGACCAAACTGATCAAGGACATCCTGCCGCTCGGCGCAGGCATCGGCGAATTCACGAAGCTCGACTTCGGCATGGACGAGAGCGACTGGCGCGCGGCGGAAGGCAAGAGCGGCAACTACATCATCGGCTGGTGGGAAGGGAAAGCCGGCTCGGTGGAGTTTCCGGAAACCGCGGCCGACGAAGCCGTGTGGCTCGTCGAGGGCCGGATCGCATTGACTGACGTCGAAGGCAACCGCAAGGAATTCACGCCGGGCCAGGGCTACCTGCTGCCGGCCGGCTTCGCGGGCCGCTGGGAGACGATCGAGGACGCGAAGAAGTTCTACGTGCTGCTCGAGCAGTCGTGATGTCCGGGGCCGCCGCAGGGCGCGTCGTCCGTGTGACGCGCGCCTGGCGGCGGTTTCGCTTTTCGCGTGTGATGGCTGGGATCATGGAAATGGAAGTCAAGACAAGAGAGACTGCACCGGAGCAGGCGCACGCCATGCGTGGCGCACCGGTCGCACTGGGCGTCGAGGCGGCGCTCGCGAATACGAAGCTGTTCCCGTACTGGCTCGACAACCCGGCGGCGCCGGCCACCGAGCCGGAACTCGTCGGCGACG is a window encoding:
- a CDS encoding aldehyde dehydrogenase family protein, with protein sequence MSTAELSRSTATFVLPAAHIAGQPVRTHADAPGAPIFDASTGAAIGWQEFATAAHVDAAVRAARDAFAGWRDTPPAERGRILATIAARVEASRDRPAALQMQVSGKPPFEADADVGDVAATFAYYAKLCEDPALFAAEPVALPSDAVTAERFYDSVGVAALVMPWNFPMVTTAWKLAPALAAGCAVVLKPSELTSPTEHALLDIVAEAGVPAGIVNVVNGGAEVGAALTAHPLIDKISFTGSTAAGRKVMQAAAVDMKRVTLELGGKSSLIVRDDADLDVAVSLAVAGAFTNAGQMCSATARILVHDSVYRSFMAAFETAVRALVVAPPAAEQVAMGPLISAAQRTRVEAMLQQGIEAGARVAFSGRVADAGGDGFFMAPVVIAEPAADNPLWTDEVFGPVACVKSFRTDDEAIALANDTRYGLVATVVTRDAVIAKQFQQRVRAGLVWINAPQLIYPHVCWGGFGLSGIGRELGVAGLRSYQELRHAMRAID
- a CDS encoding helix-turn-helix transcriptional regulator; this translates as MLLNVNPFHRDNDRFNVSFKALGELIETVGTPHFVPRLTQLLNEVVPLDVAHVERSRVDGSMPTGYRCEWIGSSGIDTESTEISDVMTLYYERFLDSDPLFAGLRGKTGTMLVVRDIAAIPPGEFRQRLFDDVRIGHECVLARGTRYSQHSIALERGRDRPPFTLAEMNRFRSISDVLFPLLELHASTTAVRRVAHPTPEVHPLAQFDARIAADGVKLSKREYETCKHLLSGKTVPETAEILGVRVASAESYVKRAFAKLGVRTKRELAAWGSAATAFPSAGAHDGTAPPGIPR
- the speB gene encoding agmatinase codes for the protein MPRELNQPMGGNEMPRFGGIATMMRLPQAATTDGLDVCFVGVPLDLGTSNRSGSRFGPRQIRTESVLLRPYNMATRAAPFDSLQVADIGDVATNPYDLKDSVRRIEEAYDEIVANGCRPITLGGDHTIAWPILRALHKKYGKVAVVHVDAHADVNDTMFGEKIAHGTPFRRAVEDGLLQCDKVTQIGLRGTGYHADDFDWCREQGFTVVQAEECWNKSLAPLMAQVRERVGDTPVYLSFDIDGLDPSFAPGTGTPEIGGLTIQQGLEIVRGMKGLNIVGADLVEVAPPYDPAGTTALTGANLAFEMLCVMPGVAYR
- a CDS encoding cupin domain-containing protein; protein product: MTKLIKDILPLGAGIGEFTKLDFGMDESDWRAAEGKSGNYIIGWWEGKAGSVEFPETAADEAVWLVEGRIALTDVEGNRKEFTPGQGYLLPAGFAGRWETIEDAKKFYVLLEQS